The Spodoptera frugiperda isolate SF20-4 chromosome 9, AGI-APGP_CSIRO_Sfru_2.0, whole genome shotgun sequence genome contains a region encoding:
- the LOC118278172 gene encoding uncharacterized protein LOC118278172, whose protein sequence is MNFLTKKKIIVAYYIYRKKKIEKKREVRFWIHPILEKREEYGAFHTLVKNQLREDEDKFYNYFRMQKTTFDNLLQKLSQELKHQDTFMRESISPAERLAVTLRYLATGDTFTDLYYSYRIGIKTISCIVREVCHYIWLELCKEYMKMPSKEDWLHIASKFQESSNFPLCLGAVDGKHIRLIKPIDSGSMFLNYKHFFSIVLMAVVDSDYNFIFVDVGAYGKECDSSVFKETPFWKNLTNNGLNLPDATRLPGIDYDLPYVFVADEAFALHYHLLRPFGGHQLDQLKRTFNYRLTRARRFVECAFGILSNKSTPAIYTALTQKAYFTVEAFKGKNVITFTLIKILF, encoded by the exons ATGAATTTTCTTACGAAAAAAAAGATTATAGTTGCTTATTACATATataggaaaaagaaaatagaaaaaaaaagggaagtAAGGTTTTGGATACATCCGATTTTAGAAAAAAGGGAGGAATATGGCGCGTTTCATACACTTGTCAAGAATCAATTGAGAGAAGATGAAGACaagttttacaattattttagaatGCAGAAAACTACATTCGACAACTTGCTCCAAAAATTATCCCAGGAACTAAAACATCAAGATACTTTTATGCGAGAGAGTATATCGCCCGCAGAAAGATTGGCTGTAACTCtgag gTATCTAGCAACAGGAGATACCTTTACTGACCTATACTACAGCTATAGAATTGGAATAAAAACCATAAGTTGCATCGTACGTGAAGTATGCCACTACATTTGGTTAGAACTGTGTAAAGAATATATGAAAATGCCATCTAAAGAAGACTGGCTACACATTGCAAGCAAATTTCAAGAATCTTCCAACTTCCCGCTGTGCTTAGGAGCGGTCGATGGAAAACACATCAGACTTATTAAGCCAATTGATAGTGGCTcgatgtttttaaattacaaacattttttttctatagtttTGATGGCAGTAGTAGATAGCGATTACAACTTTATATTTGTTGACGTTGGCGCCTACGGAAAGGAGTGTGATTCCAGTGTGTTTAAAGAGACCCCATTTTGgaaaaatttaacaaacaaCGGATTAAATCTACCCGATGCAACACGTTTGCCTGGAATTGACTACGATTTGCCATATGTGTTCGTTGCGGACGAAGCCTTTGCTTTGCATTATCACTTGCTTCGTCCATTTGGTGGTCATCAGCTTGATCAATTAAAACGTACATTTAACTACAGACTCACCAGAGCGCGAAGATTTGTTGAATGTGCGTTTGGCATTTTATCCaataaatcgacaccagcaatttatactgcgctaactcaaaaagcgtactttacagtagaggcgtttaaagggaaaaacgtgataacttttacattaattaagatacttttttga